In Pleurocapsa sp. PCC 7319, the following are encoded in one genomic region:
- a CDS encoding glucose-6-phosphate isomerase has protein sequence MDNLTLWQRYQDWLYYNEDLEFYLDISRISFDDALVKELEPKFTKAFKDIEALEGGAIANPDENRMVGHYWLRDPDLAPTPELRQDIVDTNNSVIDFQQKIHSGKIHPPSGGKFTDILSVGIGGSALGPQFVAQALAPNDPPLKIHFIDNTDPEGIDKVLAQIGDRLETTLVSVISKSGGTPETRNGMIEVKKVYENNNLDFAAHAFAITGKSSKLEAIAEREGWLAIFPMRDWVGGRTSELSPVGLVAAALQGIDIQAMLQGAKMMDALTRKHSLRDNPAALLAMAWYAAGHGRGEKDMVLLPYKDSLLLFSRYLQQLIMESLGKEKDLDGNVVNQGIAVYGNKGSTDQHAYVQQLREGVNNFFLTFIEVLEDRTRDFVEIEPGITSGDYLKGFLLGTRTALNDKQRDSITITIPKVNEQIVGALIALYERAVSIYASLVNINAYHQPGVEAGKKAAASVLNLQKQVVEALKQTSSPLSLEELADKAQVREEVETVYKIVRHLNANKRGVIIQGDIGKPDTMKISWQS, from the coding sequence ATGGACAACCTTACACTTTGGCAACGCTATCAGGACTGGCTATATTACAACGAAGATTTAGAATTTTATCTTGATATTAGTCGTATTAGCTTTGATGATGCCCTCGTTAAAGAATTAGAACCAAAATTTACCAAAGCATTTAAAGATATAGAAGCTTTAGAGGGAGGAGCGATCGCCAATCCTGATGAAAATCGGATGGTAGGTCACTATTGGTTGCGCGATCCCGATCTGGCACCAACACCAGAACTAAGACAGGATATTGTTGATACTAACAATAGTGTCATTGACTTTCAACAAAAAATTCACAGCGGCAAGATTCATCCTCCTAGTGGTGGCAAGTTTACCGATATCCTCTCTGTCGGTATTGGTGGTTCGGCTCTAGGACCCCAATTTGTAGCTCAAGCCTTAGCACCTAACGATCCACCCCTCAAAATTCACTTTATTGATAATACCGATCCTGAGGGGATTGACAAAGTCTTAGCTCAGATAGGCGATCGCCTGGAAACAACTTTAGTTTCTGTAATTTCTAAATCTGGAGGAACTCCCGAAACTCGTAACGGGATGATAGAAGTTAAAAAAGTCTATGAAAACAACAATCTTGATTTTGCGGCTCATGCCTTCGCCATTACGGGAAAAAGTAGCAAGCTAGAAGCGATCGCCGAACGGGAGGGTTGGTTAGCTATCTTTCCCATGCGGGACTGGGTTGGGGGACGTACCTCAGAACTATCTCCGGTCGGCTTAGTTGCTGCTGCCCTACAAGGAATTGATATTCAAGCAATGCTCCAGGGAGCAAAAATGATGGATGCTCTCACCCGCAAACATAGTCTTAGAGATAATCCCGCTGCTTTATTAGCGATGGCTTGGTATGCTGCGGGACATGGTAGGGGAGAAAAAGATATGGTGCTCTTGCCTTATAAAGATAGTCTTCTGCTCTTTAGTCGCTATCTTCAGCAGTTAATTATGGAATCCTTGGGTAAGGAAAAAGATTTGGATGGCAATGTGGTAAACCAAGGTATTGCTGTCTATGGCAATAAAGGTTCAACAGATCAACACGCATATGTTCAACAACTTAGGGAAGGAGTCAATAATTTCTTTCTCACGTTTATTGAAGTGCTAGAAGATCGAACTAGAGATTTTGTCGAGATTGAACCAGGAATTACTTCTGGAGACTATCTCAAAGGATTTTTGTTAGGCACTCGTACTGCATTAAACGACAAACAACGCGACTCCATTACTATCACCATCCCCAAAGTTAATGAGCAGATTGTGGGGGCTTTAATTGCTCTTTATGAAAGGGCTGTTAGTATTTATGCTTCTTTGGTAAATATCAACGCTTATCACCAACCAGGGGTAGAAGCAGGTAAAAAAGCGGCTGCGTCGGTCTTAAACCTCCAAAAGCAAGTAGTTGAAGCCCTCAAACAAACTTCTTCCCCGCTGTCTTTGGAAGAGTTAGCAGATAAAGCTCAAGTACGAGAGGAGGTTGAAACCGTTTATAAAATCGTGCGTCATCTTAATGCTAATAAGCGCGGAGTAATAATCCAAGGTGATATTGGTAAACCTGACACGATGAAAATTTCTTGGCAGTCATAA